Proteins encoded in a region of the Petrotoga olearia DSM 13574 genome:
- a CDS encoding DUF3368 domain-containing protein: MPNYISDTSCLIVLDNIDMLFILKELYGNIFITQEVLKEFEKPIPEWIKVREVNDKKYLKLLSTFIDLGEASSIALALEKEDVILILDDLKARKLANKLNLQITGTLGVIISAKNKNIISSLEEVLNKLKKAGFRISKELENEILKYEN, from the coding sequence ATGCCTAATTACATATCTGACACAAGTTGTCTAATTGTTTTAGACAATATTGATATGCTGTTCATTCTAAAAGAGCTTTATGGAAATATATTTATAACGCAAGAAGTTTTAAAAGAATTCGAAAAGCCGATTCCCGAATGGATAAAAGTTCGAGAAGTTAACGATAAGAAATATCTAAAACTATTATCTACGTTTATTGATTTAGGAGAAGCAAGTTCAATAGCTCTAGCTTTAGAAAAAGAAGATGTAATTTTAATTTTGGATGACTTGAAAGCAAGAAAATTAGCAAACAAGTTAAATCTCCAAATTACTGGAACGTTAGGCGTTATTATTAGCGCAAAAAATAAGAATATAATATCTTCTCTTGAAGAAGTTTTAAACAAATTAAAGAAAGCAGGTTTTAGAATTTCTAAGGAATTAGAAAACGAAATTTTAAAATACGAGAACTAG